The sequence GCTTGCCCGGCCAGAGGCTGCGGACCCATTCGACGTCCTTCCAATTCAACGAGGTGTCGAACTGCGAGGCGGTCCATTCGGCGAGGCGGTTGAGATCTTCGGTGTTCTTCACGTGGCCTGCGATGTTGCCGAAGGTGCGGCGCTTGCCTTGCAGCACGCCGGAGACCCAGGCCGGCTTGCTGGCGAAATCCAGCAGCTTCGACAGCGACCATTCGGGGGGCACCGTCATGCCGTTCTTGATGTCGGCGTGGCGCTGGCCGATCACCTGCAGGTCGACGGTGAGCACGAGCGCGCTGCATTTCGCGGCCATCGCGCGCTGGATCAGCTCCTTGATGAAGCCGCGGTCCTTCATCACGTAGAGCTGGAACCAGAACGGCTTCTCGACACTGGCGGCGATGTCCTCGATCGAGCAGATCGACATCGTCGATTGCGTGAACGGAATGCCGGCGGCCTGCGCGGCGCGGCAGGCGTGGATCTCGCCGTCGCCATGCTGCATGCCGAGCAGGCCGACCGGCGCGAGGATCAGCGGCATGGTCGAGGGCTCGCCGAGGATCGTGGTCGCGGTGTCGCGCCTGGAGACGTCGACCAGGATGCGCTGGCGGAACTTGATCGCCTGCATGTCCTCGCGGTTGGCGCGCAGTGTTTCCTCGGCATAGGAGCCGCGGTCGCAATAGTCGAAGAATGCCTTCGGCACGCGGCGCCGATGCAGCGCGCGAAGATCGTCGATACAGGTGATGTGCTTCATGAAGGTTTCCCCGGCCCGTCTTGTCTCGGAAGCTTTGAATTGGAAGGCTTGAATTGGAAGGCTTGCATCGGAAGGTTTAGGGGTCATCTAGCATGGTTGGATGCACAGCCAAAT comes from Bradyrhizobium diazoefficiens and encodes:
- a CDS encoding alpha-hydroxy acid oxidase, which gives rise to MKHITCIDDLRALHRRRVPKAFFDYCDRGSYAEETLRANREDMQAIKFRQRILVDVSRRDTATTILGEPSTMPLILAPVGLLGMQHGDGEIHACRAAQAAGIPFTQSTMSICSIEDIAASVEKPFWFQLYVMKDRGFIKELIQRAMAAKCSALVLTVDLQVIGQRHADIKNGMTVPPEWSLSKLLDFASKPAWVSGVLQGKRRTFGNIAGHVKNTEDLNRLAEWTASQFDTSLNWKDVEWVRSLWPGKLIIKGILDVEDAEEAAKTGAQALVVSNHGGRQLDGAPSSIEVLPEIADAVGEKMEIMFDGGIRSGQDVMRALALGAKSCMIGRAYAYGLGAGGQAGVAKAIDIIQKELLTTMGLCGVNRIDEIDDHVIAV